The following are encoded together in the Coturnix japonica isolate 7356 chromosome 8, Coturnix japonica 2.1, whole genome shotgun sequence genome:
- the LOC107317627 gene encoding cytochrome P450 4B1-like, translating into MKASWFGVDVARVLHLAAVFCLTCVLLKAIQLYHRRRELMRAMSAFPGHPTHWLLGHVQEFLKEEELLEKAEAWALKYNHAHPVWFGGFSAFLVVSNPEYAKALFARGDPKDNLSYKHLIPWIGNGLLILHGPKWHQHRKLLTPGFHYDVLKPYVALMAESTNVMLDKWEKLITNGKPVELFEHVSLMTLDSIMKCAFSYHSNCQTDRQNTYIQAVYDLCHLVHQRLRIFPYHNDFIYWLSPHGYRFRKVCQLAHDHTDKVIKERKESLTDEQEFEKIKKKRHLDFLDILLCAKDENGAGLSDEDLRAEVDTFMFEGHDTTASGISWVLYCLASHPEHQTRCREEIRDILGSRDTIQWEDLGKMTYSTMCIKESLRLYPPVPGVSRQLSKPITFHDGRTLPEGTVTAISIYLIHRNPSVWKDPLVFDPLRFSPENVSGRHSHAFLPFAAGMRNCIGQQFAMIEMKVALALTLLRFELSPDLTNPPCKIPRIILRSKNGIYLYLKKIS; encoded by the exons ATGAAGGCGTCCTGGTTCGGAGTGGATGTGGCCCGGGTGCTGCACTTGGCCGCTGTCTTCTGCCTTACATGCGTGCTGCTGAAGGCCATCCAGCTGTACCACCGGCGGAGGGAGCTGATGCGGGCGATGTCTGCCTTCCCCGGGCATCCCACGCACTGGCTGCTCGGGCACGTTCAGGAG TTTCTCAAAGAAGAAGAACtgctggaaaaggcagaggCCTGGGCACTGAAGTACAATCATGCCCACCCTGTCTGGTTTGGGGGTTTCTCAGCATTCCTGGTGGTCTCCAACCCTGAATATGCCAAAGCCCTTTTTGCCAGAGGAG ATCCCAAGGATAACCTCAGCTATAAGCACCTTATCCCATGGATTG GGAATGGCTTGCTGATCCTACATGGACCCAAATGGCACCAACATCGGAAGCTCCTGACACCAGGCTTTCATTACGACGTCTTGAAGCCTTACGTAGCCCTCATGGCAGAGTCTACCAATGTGATGCTG GATAAGTGGGAAAAGCTGATCACAAATGGGAAACCGGTGGAGCTCTTTGAGCACGTCAGCTTGATGACTCTCGACAGCATCATGAAATGTGCCTTCAGCTACCACAGCAACTGCCAGACCGACAG GCAAAACACCTACATCCAGGCTGTCTATGACCTGTGCCACTTGGTGCACCAGCGACTCCGCATCTTCCCCTACCACAATGACTTCATTTACTGGCTCAGCCCCCACGGATACCGGTTCAGGAAGGTTTGCCAGCTCGCTCACGACCACACAG ACAAAGTGATCAAGGAGCGAAAGGAGTCCCTTACAGATGAACAGGAGTTTGAGAAGATCAAAAAGAAGAGGCATTTGGACTTCCTGGacattctgctctgtgccaaG GATGAGAATGGAGCTGGCCTGTCTGATGAAGACCTGCGCGCTGAAGTGGACACATTCATGTTCGAGGGGCATGACACCACAGCCAGTGGGATCTCGTGGGTCCTGTACTGCCTGGCATCACACCCTGAGCATCAGACACGGTGCAGGGAGGAGATCCGGGACATTCTGGGCAGTCGGGACACCATTCAGTG GGAAGACCTGGGGAAGATGACCTACAGCACCATGTGCATCAAGGAGAGCCTTCGCCTCTACCCCCCCGTGCCTGGTGTGTCCCGGCAGCTCAGCAAGCCCATCACCTTCCATGATGGCCGCACCCTGCCAGAAG GCACTGTCACTGCAATAAGCATTTATCTCATTCACCGAAATCCCTCAGTGTGGAAGGATCCTTTG GTGTTTGATCCGCTGCGGTTTTCTCCAGAGAACGTATCTGGCAGGCACTCTCACgcctttctgccttttgctgctGGAATGAG GAACTGCATTGGGCAGCAGTTTGCCATGATTGAGATGAAGGTGGCCCTGGCGCTGACCCTGCTCCGCTTCGAGTTGTCCCCTGACCTCACCAATCCCCCCTGTAAGATACCTCGGATCATCCTTCGCTCCAAGAACGGCATTTATTTGTACTTAAAGAAAATCTCTTGA